The Blastopirellula marina genome includes a region encoding these proteins:
- a CDS encoding endonuclease V, producing the protein MAIPDLRTVADSLRQRIPDLPADLARLVRSIPSGQVVTYGDLAKELGDTVASRWVATYLLQPEGPLADFSHRVVRSTGEVGLFHNGNVTEKAQLLLGEGTLVQNGRVDLNRFRWQLPAGIKPLVSLKSWQKDFPLPDEKRFQLDRLQSIGGLDVSYKEDTAVAVCSCFGSDGKQLKQHFVQTMPVNFPYISGYLAFRELPVYLELLVQMQANDQLPDVLLVDGNGKLHPRRMGIATMLGALVGIPTIGIAKNQLCGTILCEHLNVGQWEPIVASKNDADNVLGYTILPHAKTKNPLYVSVGFGVLEEAMQSIVDRCFAGHRSPEPIYHADRESRRIASTL; encoded by the coding sequence ATGGCAATTCCGGACTTACGCACGGTTGCCGATTCGCTTCGTCAGCGGATTCCTGACCTACCGGCCGATCTGGCCCGACTCGTACGCAGTATTCCGTCTGGTCAGGTGGTTACCTATGGCGATCTCGCCAAAGAACTGGGGGACACTGTTGCTAGCCGCTGGGTAGCAACCTATCTCTTGCAGCCAGAGGGACCGCTGGCCGATTTTTCCCATCGTGTGGTTCGCTCGACCGGTGAAGTCGGGCTCTTCCATAATGGAAACGTCACGGAAAAGGCTCAGCTTCTCCTTGGTGAAGGAACGTTGGTCCAAAATGGCCGAGTTGATCTCAATCGTTTTCGCTGGCAATTGCCAGCTGGAATAAAGCCGTTAGTTTCGCTTAAATCGTGGCAGAAAGACTTTCCTTTGCCCGACGAAAAGAGATTTCAGCTCGATCGACTGCAATCAATTGGCGGACTTGATGTTTCTTACAAGGAAGATACTGCCGTCGCTGTATGCAGTTGCTTCGGATCGGATGGTAAGCAACTAAAGCAGCATTTTGTTCAGACGATGCCTGTCAATTTTCCGTATATTTCAGGCTACCTCGCGTTTCGAGAGCTTCCGGTCTATCTCGAATTGCTCGTCCAAATGCAGGCCAATGACCAATTGCCTGATGTCTTACTTGTCGATGGCAACGGGAAACTTCATCCACGGCGAATGGGAATTGCTACGATGCTGGGGGCCCTTGTCGGCATACCCACGATCGGAATTGCAAAGAACCAGCTTTGCGGCACCATCCTTTGCGAGCACCTTAACGTAGGACAGTGGGAGCCGATCGTAGCGAGCAAGAACGACGCAGATAACGTGCTGGGATATACAATTCTTCCTCATGCCAAGACCAAGAATCCGCTTTACGTTTCGGTAGGGTTTGGTGTGCTTGAGGAGGCGATGCAAAGTATTGTCGATCGCTGCTTCGCCGGGCATCGCAGTCCTGAGCCGATCTACCATGCTGACCGCGAAAGCCGGCGAATTGCTAGCACGCTTTGA
- a CDS encoding VanZ family protein yields the protein MLPRISPKLSLGLLIGLSLLAFLGTHWPIPHRIMSQSNQLIPHFDKFVHITIYGVLAMSALLVFGSLKFRWSLSLVAAVWLALIAWGAFDELTQTLVAGRSCDPADLLADAFGATLGIGVLTWARRLSVEHWLLPSEPS from the coding sequence ATGCTCCCACGAATCTCGCCAAAACTTTCCCTGGGCCTGCTCATTGGGCTATCTCTGCTTGCGTTTTTGGGGACGCATTGGCCGATTCCGCATCGGATCATGTCGCAAAGCAACCAGTTGATTCCTCACTTCGATAAGTTCGTACATATCACCATTTACGGCGTACTGGCGATGTCGGCCTTGCTAGTATTTGGCAGTTTGAAGTTTCGCTGGTCCCTTTCCTTAGTGGCTGCGGTTTGGTTAGCGCTGATCGCTTGGGGAGCCTTCGACGAGTTAACGCAAACCTTGGTCGCGGGGCGATCGTGTGATCCTGCCGATCTCTTGGCAGATGCTTTCGGAGCGACTCTCGGAATTGGTGTACTTACCTGGGCTCGTCGTCTGAGCGTTGAGCACTGGCTGCTACCGAGCGAGCCATCTTAA
- a CDS encoding NAD-dependent epimerase/dehydratase family protein, protein MAILITGGAGFIGSHLTQILLEQSTEQLVSLDNFNDYYDPALKRENVKPVANESRVTLIEGDFCDGEAMKRLFDEHAIDQVVHLGAYAGVRISVQEPHKYQHANVGGTLSLLEAARHHPVKRFLLASSSTVYGKGAGIPFDEDAPLGIPASPYGATKRAAELLCLTYHQLHGVPTACLRPFSVYGPRLRPDLALTIFAKAVHEGTPIPLFGDGSIRRDFTHVSDICQGFISALTAEGVVGQEINIGHSDPIEMRRLIELLEKSFDKKAVINYLPERPEDLPVTYAKLNKAEKLLGYSPKVLIEDGIQEYVDWFRTWHG, encoded by the coding sequence ATGGCCATCCTGATCACCGGCGGCGCCGGATTCATTGGCAGTCACCTGACGCAAATCCTGCTTGAGCAATCGACCGAGCAGTTAGTCAGCCTCGACAACTTCAACGACTACTACGATCCGGCCCTCAAGCGGGAGAACGTCAAGCCTGTCGCAAACGAATCTCGTGTGACCTTGATCGAAGGAGACTTCTGCGATGGCGAAGCGATGAAGCGTCTGTTCGACGAGCACGCGATTGATCAAGTCGTTCACCTCGGAGCTTACGCAGGCGTTCGAATCAGCGTTCAAGAGCCTCACAAATACCAGCATGCTAATGTCGGCGGAACGCTAAGCCTCTTGGAAGCGGCCCGGCATCATCCGGTCAAACGCTTCTTGTTAGCTTCGTCATCCACTGTGTACGGCAAGGGAGCCGGCATCCCCTTCGATGAGGATGCTCCACTGGGTATTCCCGCCAGCCCGTACGGTGCAACGAAACGAGCCGCGGAATTGCTTTGTTTGACGTACCATCAATTGCACGGGGTTCCCACAGCCTGCCTTCGTCCATTCAGTGTTTATGGACCACGGCTACGTCCCGACCTAGCGCTCACCATCTTTGCGAAGGCCGTTCACGAAGGAACACCGATACCTCTGTTCGGCGACGGAAGCATCCGTCGTGACTTCACGCATGTTAGTGATATCTGCCAAGGCTTCATTTCCGCGTTAACAGCTGAGGGTGTCGTCGGCCAAGAGATTAACATCGGTCATAGCGATCCGATCGAAATGCGTCGGCTGATTGAACTACTCGAGAAATCGTTCGACAAGAAGGCCGTTATCAACTATCTCCCAGAACGCCCAGAGGACCTGCCGGTCACTTACGCAAAACTTAACAAAGCCGAGAAACTGCTTGGCTACTCCCCAAAAGTCCTGATCGAGGATGGCATACAGGAGTACGTCGACTGGTTCCGCACCTGGCACGGCTAA
- a CDS encoding DUF1080 domain-containing protein, whose translation MRNCVSLTGLFLVGFLLLPSLADEAKEQAKAKSLFNGKSLEHFEVPQFGGDGEVVVKDGVISMGQGVMLTGITYKKDDLPKTNYELTWEAKRTMGIDFFAAATFPVGDSYCSFIPGGWGGAVVGLSNIDGEDASSNETTKYLAFKDDQWYQFKLRVTPKKIEAWIDGKQLVDANIEGKKISTRNEVDLSHPLGFAAWQSAAEIRKIELRELKAK comes from the coding sequence ATGCGAAATTGCGTCTCCTTAACCGGTTTGTTTCTGGTCGGTTTTCTGCTCCTTCCCTCGCTGGCGGATGAAGCGAAGGAACAAGCCAAGGCAAAGTCGCTGTTCAACGGCAAGTCGCTCGAGCACTTCGAGGTCCCGCAGTTCGGCGGCGACGGTGAGGTCGTTGTCAAGGATGGCGTGATCTCGATGGGACAAGGGGTGATGCTGACCGGCATCACCTACAAGAAGGACGACCTGCCAAAAACAAACTATGAACTGACTTGGGAAGCCAAACGCACCATGGGGATCGACTTCTTCGCCGCCGCTACGTTTCCGGTCGGTGATAGTTACTGCAGCTTCATTCCCGGTGGCTGGGGAGGTGCGGTCGTCGGCCTGAGCAACATCGATGGAGAGGACGCCTCCTCAAACGAAACCACCAAGTATCTCGCTTTCAAAGATGATCAGTGGTACCAGTTCAAACTCCGCGTAACCCCGAAGAAAATAGAAGCCTGGATCGATGGCAAGCAACTCGTCGATGCCAACATCGAAGGCAAAAAGATCTCAACTCGAAACGAAGTCGATCTATCACATCCTTTGGGATTCGCAGCCTGGCAAAGTGCGGCGGAGATTCGCAAGATTGAACTGCGAGAACTTAAAGCCAAATAA
- a CDS encoding SMI1/KNR4 family protein, which translates to MAERKRPKWPSTKFLRRRKTENDDQQPYLGFGWELDYFEFLQKRDGGIPQLDAFPIHYEGRKRAARVRSFYGRQALCNSVVVHWDSLPRGCLPIGDVEIDGDDFDSPTLLTFRWGEHFNKIFFWDNPHDIGPLDPEDPSRLIRVANSLPNFLRSLKNYDELYYRTFIELNTTPLELPTIMEALRDCGVEEFSDADYTKGKNCTTWSATWQEYYAQISVGHSVKKLGDVAVVSSVAKASRCFLAIDACHWDQASALRAVKKALKNVPAFKGAKKAGQTAAQREPYWRD; encoded by the coding sequence ATGGCAGAGAGAAAACGTCCCAAGTGGCCATCCACTAAGTTCTTGAGACGCCGCAAAACAGAGAACGACGATCAACAGCCGTATCTCGGTTTTGGTTGGGAATTAGATTACTTCGAGTTCTTACAGAAACGGGATGGTGGCATTCCCCAACTAGACGCGTTCCCCATCCATTACGAAGGACGGAAGCGTGCGGCGCGAGTCCGAAGTTTTTATGGTCGACAAGCTCTCTGCAACTCCGTGGTCGTCCATTGGGATTCTCTTCCTCGTGGATGCTTACCCATTGGCGACGTTGAGATCGATGGTGACGACTTTGATAGTCCAACACTCTTAACGTTTCGTTGGGGAGAACACTTCAACAAAATTTTCTTTTGGGATAACCCACACGATATCGGTCCACTGGATCCGGAAGATCCATCGCGTCTGATTCGTGTCGCCAACTCGCTTCCGAACTTCCTTCGATCTCTTAAGAATTATGACGAGTTGTACTACCGTACGTTCATTGAACTGAACACGACGCCGCTAGAATTACCCACGATTATGGAAGCATTGCGAGATTGCGGAGTCGAAGAGTTTTCCGACGCCGACTACACAAAAGGAAAAAATTGCACGACCTGGTCCGCGACATGGCAAGAGTACTACGCACAGATTTCTGTGGGACATAGTGTAAAGAAACTGGGAGACGTCGCCGTTGTCAGTTCAGTCGCCAAAGCCTCTCGATGTTTTCTCGCAATCGATGCTTGCCATTGGGACCAAGCCTCCGCACTGCGCGCCGTAAAGAAAGCACTCAAAAACGTACCAGCGTTCAAAGGAGCGAAAAAAGCCGGGCAGACCGCAGCCCAGCGTGAGCCTTATTGGCGGGATTAA